The Balneolales bacterium ANBcel1 genomic sequence CGCACAGCATGCCGCCGGATCCCCTGCAACCGGCACCTCCCCGGGCAGCGGCTCAGGATACACTCAAAACGACTGGTACTGGCATCACACCAATGGCACCCGGTACTCCTCCCTCTCACAGGCGTTCCAAAATCTGAAACCGGCGGAGGTGCTGGTCGGTGGCACCCATCATCCCGACAAACAGGCGATGGCGGCAATGGAGGCCGATCCACAGACCGGCTTGCGTGAACGTTTCAAACCACTTACACACCTCCTGGACAACGACCATCCGGTATTCATCGCTGAAAAAGCCCACCATGGCACCGACCTTCATCTGTTCTCCCGCCATAATTTGTATGAGCCCATTTTCAACACCTTCCGTGACGCCACCGGCCCCGGCCTGCGTTACTTCAGCATCAACGGCAAGAGGGTTTCCGGCGAACGCCATTTCTATTTCGAAACCTGGACGCTGAACCGCCCTCCCCATGGCTTTCAGGAAGTTACCAAAGAAGCTCGCCTGCGCTGACCTGCAATTTATGCTGTTATTTTAAACTTTATGAATGTATTATCGTAGGCATCAGCATGCAGACAACCACTTATCCGGCAAGCGGCCGATAAACGGAGGGAATGATCATGAACGAACAAAAAGTGGACATGTTCATCATGTCCAACAGCAAGTATTTCGAGCCTTATCACCTGGAAACCTTGCGGCAAAACCTGCTCAAGGCGGAGGAATCCAGGTTCAACCGAATTCAGGTCACCAGTTTCAAGGATCCCACACTCGCCCTGGTAGTCTCCCTGCTGGGCGGACCGCTCGGCATCGACCGGTTTTATATTGGGGATGTCGGACTCGGAATCGCCAAACTGCTTACCTGCGGCGGTTTGGGCATATGGACCTTCGTGGATTACTTTCTGATTATGGGCCGCACCCGCGAAGCCA encodes the following:
- a CDS encoding TM2 domain-containing protein; translated protein: MNEQKVDMFIMSNSKYFEPYHLETLRQNLLKAEESRFNRIQVTSFKDPTLALVVSLLGGPLGIDRFYIGDVGLGIAKLLTCGGLGIWTFVDYFLIMGRTREANFEKYQELIYF